The following are encoded in a window of Cucurbita pepo subsp. pepo cultivar mu-cu-16 chromosome LG12, ASM280686v2, whole genome shotgun sequence genomic DNA:
- the LOC111807562 gene encoding deSI-like protein At4g17486 isoform X1 has product MMLLFKKPIEERTGGSVPVYLNVYDLTAINGYAYWFGLGVFHSGVQVHGVEYAFGAHERSTTGIFEGVPKQCDGFRFRKTVLVGKTDMKPTEVRALMDELAQSYKGNAYNLITKNCNHFCNDACVKLTGNSIPNWVNRLARIGFLCNCVLPVTLNSTRIRHHNRIEDKVVTMETKKELTNESTKTPSSDSTSSPSSAVCRGRTRTRRAPPPCSPLPSHSLSSSS; this is encoded by the exons ATGATGTTGTTGTTTAAGAAACCAATCGAAGAACGCACCGGAGGATCCGTGCCGGTGTATCTGAATGTCTACGATCTAACCGCGATCAATGGCTACGCTTACTGGTTTGGCCTCGGCGTTTTCCATTCCGGAGTTCAAG TTCATGGTGTGGAATACGCATTTGGAGCTCACGAGCGCTCAACAACGGGAATTTTTGAAGGAGTGCCGAAGCAATGCGACGGATTTCGATTTAGGAAGACAGTTTTGGTAGGCAAAACAGATATGAAACCAACAGAGGTGAGAGCTTTAATGGATGAACTTGCCCAATCCTACAAGGGAAATGCTTACAATTTGATCACCAAAAACTGCAACCATTTTTGCAATGATGCTTGTGTTAAACTCACAGGGAATTCCATCCCAAACTGGGTTAATCGCCTTGCTAGAATTG GCTTTCTTTGCAATTGTGTTCTACCAGTGACCTTGAATTCCACCAGAATCCGCCACCACAACAGAATAGAAGACAAGGTTGTAACCATGGAAACAAAGAAGGAATTGACAAATGAATCAACAAAAACTCCCAGTTCTGATTCTACTTCATCTCCTTCCTCGGCGGTTTGCCGAGGAAGAACTCGGACGAGACGAGCTCCTCCTCCGTGTTCTCCATTGCCTTCTCATTCTTTATCCTCGTCTTCATGA
- the LOC111807562 gene encoding deSI-like protein At4g17486 isoform X2 — MMLLFKKPIEERTGGSVPVYLNVYDLTAINGYAYWFGLGVFHSGVQVHGVEYAFGAHERSTTGIFEGVPKQCDGFRFRKTVLVGKTDMKPTEVRALMDELAQSYKGNAYNLITKNCNHFCNDACVKLTGNSIPNWVNRLARIVTLNSTRIRHHNRIEDKVVTMETKKELTNESTKTPSSDSTSSPSSAVCRGRTRTRRAPPPCSPLPSHSLSSSS, encoded by the exons ATGATGTTGTTGTTTAAGAAACCAATCGAAGAACGCACCGGAGGATCCGTGCCGGTGTATCTGAATGTCTACGATCTAACCGCGATCAATGGCTACGCTTACTGGTTTGGCCTCGGCGTTTTCCATTCCGGAGTTCAAG TTCATGGTGTGGAATACGCATTTGGAGCTCACGAGCGCTCAACAACGGGAATTTTTGAAGGAGTGCCGAAGCAATGCGACGGATTTCGATTTAGGAAGACAGTTTTGGTAGGCAAAACAGATATGAAACCAACAGAGGTGAGAGCTTTAATGGATGAACTTGCCCAATCCTACAAGGGAAATGCTTACAATTTGATCACCAAAAACTGCAACCATTTTTGCAATGATGCTTGTGTTAAACTCACAGGGAATTCCATCCCAAACTGGGTTAATCGCCTTGCTAGAATTG TGACCTTGAATTCCACCAGAATCCGCCACCACAACAGAATAGAAGACAAGGTTGTAACCATGGAAACAAAGAAGGAATTGACAAATGAATCAACAAAAACTCCCAGTTCTGATTCTACTTCATCTCCTTCCTCGGCGGTTTGCCGAGGAAGAACTCGGACGAGACGAGCTCCTCCTCCGTGTTCTCCATTGCCTTCTCATTCTTTATCCTCGTCTTCATGA
- the LOC111807107 gene encoding zinc finger protein 3-like — MDSPPEIKDPSDSKDISPGLVSLDPSLSNKDLGGSLMPEELNLIDFFSADNLPNDTSHEGKEAAAKPRVFSCNFCPREFSSSQALGGHQNAHNRKRKMAQTGHKLVTNSTDCKQSSVSSLPFQGFNRSLGIQMHSMIHKPFSHAPVFGSFRSFESKVWDRQPLYTQVASGIWPLSENYQSGASPVLPSSSGAAGFDGGWRLSSNSDTLLDSKRPHNELHKLDCLDLSLRL, encoded by the coding sequence ATGGATAGCCCTCCAGAAATAAAAGATCCAAGTGACTCAAAAGACATAAGCCCTGGACTTGTTTCCCTCGATCCAAGCCTCTCAAACAAGGATTTGGGTGGGAGTTTGATGCCAGAGGAACTGAACCTAATTGACTTTTTTTCTGCTGATAATTTACCAAACGACACTTCTCACGAAGGTAAAGAAGCAGCAGCTAAGCCTCGAGTTTTCTCCTGCAATTTTTGCCCAAGGGAGTTCTCGAGTTCACAGGCACTTGGAGGCCACCAAAATGCTCATAATCGAAAGAGGAAAATGGCTCAAACAGGCCATAAATTGGTTACCAATTCAACTGATTGCAAACAGTCGAGCGTGTCGTCCCTGCCTTTTCAAGGCTTCAATAGATCACTTGGAATCCAAATGCATTCAATGATTCATAAGCCTTTTTCCCATGCACCTGTTTTTGGTTCCTTCCGTTCTTTTGAGTCTAAGGTCTGGGACAGACAGCCTCTTTACACGCAAGTGGCAAGTGGCATATGGCCCTTGTCCGAGAATTATCAGTCGGGGGCCTCACCGGTACTGCCATCAAGCAGCGGAGCAGCAGGTTTTGATGGTGGTTGGAGGCTGTCGTCAAACAGTGACACATTGTTGGATTCAAAGCGTCCTCATAATGAACTGCACAAGCTAGACTGTTTAGACTTGTCTTTGAGGCTGTAA
- the LOC111806786 gene encoding 40S ribosomal protein S12-like isoform X2 — translation MSADEVAVVAETPAPALGEPMDIETALQLVLRKSLAHGGLVRGLHESAKAIEKHAAQLCVLGEDCNQPDYVKLVKALCAEHNVNLMTVPSAKTLGEWAGLCKIDSEGKARKVVGCSCVVVKDFGEDHEALHIVQKHVSSN, via the exons ATGTCAGC TGATGAAGTTGCAGTTGTGGCTGAGACTCCGGCCCCAGCTCTAGGTGAGCCAATGGACATTGAGACTGCTTTGCAACTTGTTCTTAGAAAATCATTGGCTCACGGTGGGCTTGTTCGAGGCCTCCATGAGAGTGCTAAAGCTATTGAGAAGCATGCTGCTCAGCTCTGTGTCTTGGGAGAAGATTGCAACCAGCCAGACTATGTTAAACTAGTCAAAGCCCTTTGTGCGGAGCACAACGTTAACTTGATGACAGTTCCAAGTGCCAAAACCCTTGGCGAGTGGGCCGGT CTATGCAAGATTGACTCAGAAGGAAAGGCCAGGAAGGTTGTTGGTTGCTCGTGTGTCGTAGTTAAG GACTTCGGGGAGGATCACGAGGCGCTTCACATCGTGCAGAAGCATGTGAGTTCAAATTAA